The genomic segment CTCGATGTCCTGGGGCGTGGCGCCGGGCCAGGAGGTGCGCACCGAGATCGTGCGCACCTCCAGGTCGGGGATCATCTGCACGGGGATGCGGAAGGCGGCGACGATGCCGAGCACGCACACGATGAGCAGCGCCACCGTGACCAGCGTTCCGCGCCGGACCAGCCCCTCGAACATCGCGGGGCCCTAGCTGTCCGCCTGCACGACGCGCACGCGCTGGCCCGGCGTCAGGGCCTCGTTGCCCTCGACGACGACGCGCGCGCCGGATTTCAGGCCCTCGCGCACGTGGATCAGGCCGTCGAAGGCCAGCCCGGTGTCGATGACGCGCTCGCTCACCGTCGGCGGCTCGCCCTTGTCGAGCACCCAGACCGTCTCGCGGCCGTCGGGATGGCGGATCAGGGCGTCACGCGGAATCACGGGCCCGCGCTCGCCCGTGGCGAGGTCGAAGTGGGCGCGCGCGGACATGCCGGGGCTCATGGGCACGCTGTCGCCGGCCAGGCGCAGGTGCGCCATGAAGGCGCGCGACCGGGAATCGCTGACGGGGACGGTGCGCAGCACGCGCGCGCCGAAGCGGGTGTTGGGCTTGGCGTCCAGGCGCACGCTGACGGGCGTGTCGGGGGTGATCTTGCCGTGGTGCTGCTGAGGCACCGGCACCTCGACGCGCAGGCGCTTCAGGCCGATGAGTTCCACCACGCTGCCGCCGGGGTCCAGCCATTCCCCCGTCATCGCCGCCTTGTGGCTGACCACCCCGGCGAAGGGGGCGGTGACGGT from the Limimonas halophila genome contains:
- a CDS encoding efflux RND transporter periplasmic adaptor subunit, whose amino-acid sequence is MRTGLLGIAALIAPAALAQSGAAPVQVEPVKTRSIVERVALSGTVAAPNTAEVSVAIAGKVVAAPTTEGERVEAGDTLVKLDPELTRLTLDAREAEVQQARAELSDARRRLETTRELAARNNAPQNEVRSLADQVAAREAALAHRRAQRERARAELDRHTVTAPFAGVVSHKAAMTGEWLDPGGSVVELIGLKRLRVEVPVPQQHHGKITPDTPVSVRLDAKPNTRFGARVLRTVPVSDSRSRAFMAHLRLAGDSVPMSPGMSARAHFDLATGERGPVIPRDALIRHPDGRETVWVLDKGEPPTVSERVIDTGLAFDGLIHVREGLKSGARVVVEGNEALTPGQRVRVVQADS